A window of Corvus moneduloides isolate bCorMon1 chromosome 30, bCorMon1.pri, whole genome shotgun sequence contains these coding sequences:
- the ATF1 gene encoding cyclic AMP-dependent transcription factor ATF-1 has translation MMEEVHKGSSSSSVTSQPSAVQGTTLQAAQLSHIAQQMSLRGSAPLTVVQLPGEQVQVQGVIQTAQSSSVIHSPQVQTVQVSSLSESEDSQDSSDSIGSSQKARGILARRPSYRKILKDLSSEDTRDRKGDEESPGVSTVTSMSVPTPIYQTSTGQYIAIAANGLQLAGPGPDGVQGLQTLTMANASSSQPGTTILQYAQTSDGQQILVPSNQVVVQTASGDMQTYQIRTTPTTSSLPQTVVMTSPVTLTSQTSKTDDPQLKREIRLMKNREAARECRRKKKEYVKCLENRVAVLENQNKTLIEELKTLKDLYCHKSV, from the exons ATGATGGAAGAGGTGCacaagggcagcagcagcagctctgttacGTCCCAGCCCTCAGCCGTACAAGGTACAACCCTCCAGGCAGCTCAGCTCTCTCATATTGCTCAACAG ATGTCTCTCAGAGGTTCTGCTCCCCTCACAGTCGTTCAGCTTCCTGGAGAGCAAGTCCAGGTCCAGGGAGTCATTCAGACAGCTCAGTCCTCCTCTGTGATCCACTCCCCTCAGGTGCAAACCGTGCAG GTATCTTCCTTATCTGAGAGTGAGGATTCTCAGGACTCCTCAGACAGCATTGGCTCCTCACAGAAGGCTCGAGGCATCTTGGCTCGTCGTCCCTCCTACCG aaaaattttgaaagatCTTTCCTCTGAAGACACACGGGATAGAAAAGGAGATGAGGAAAGTCCTGGAGTCTCCACTGTCACCTCCATGTCTGTTCCCACACCCATCTACCAGACAAGCACTGGACAGTACA TTGCCATCGCAGCCAACGGGCTGCagctggcggggccggggccggacGGGGTGCAGGGGCTTCAGACACTGACCATGGCCAacgccagcagctcccagcccgggACCACCATCCTGCAGTACGCCCAGACCTCGGATGGGCAGCAGATCCTGGTGCCCAGCAACCAGGTGGTGGTGCAGA ctgcctctggagaCATGCAGACGTACCAGATCCGCACCACGcccaccacctcctccctgccccagacCGTGGTGATGACGTCCCCTGTCACTCTGACGTCACAGACGAGCAAGACGGATGATCCACAGCTGAAACGAGAGATCAGGCTGATGAAGAACAG AGAAGCTGCCCGGGAATGCCGTAGGAAGAAGAAGGAGTATGTGAAATGTTTGGAAAATCGAGTGGCAGTCCTGGAAAATCAGAACAAAACTCTAATTGAAGAGCTAAAAACTTTGAAAGATCTTTACTGTCATAAAAGTGTGTAA